Proteins from a genomic interval of Nostoc sp. TCL240-02:
- a CDS encoding response regulator transcription factor: MIKVLLVDDQGLIRQGLRALLELEPDLEIVGEAENGEQAINLVAEFQPDVLLLDIRMPIMDGVAATKEIQKRFPTTKILVLTTFDDDEYVSAALQNGAMGYLLKDTPSEELAVAIRAVYKGYTQLGPGIVKKLLTQFSNGTPIHSTPVPSTLTELTPREKEVLRLIATGASNREIAQELYISEGTVKNHVTNILNTLNLRDRTQAAIWANTYLSYLN; encoded by the coding sequence ATGATTAAAGTATTGTTAGTAGATGACCAAGGTTTAATTCGTCAAGGATTAAGAGCGTTATTAGAATTAGAACCGGATTTAGAGATAGTGGGAGAAGCAGAAAATGGTGAACAGGCAATTAATTTGGTTGCTGAATTTCAACCAGATGTACTATTGCTAGATATCAGAATGCCTATTATGGATGGAGTTGCAGCGACGAAAGAAATTCAAAAACGTTTTCCCACAACTAAAATTTTAGTACTGACGACTTTTGATGATGATGAATATGTATCAGCAGCATTGCAAAATGGGGCAATGGGTTATTTATTAAAAGATACGCCCTCAGAAGAATTAGCTGTTGCTATTCGTGCTGTTTATAAAGGATATACCCAATTAGGTCCAGGTATAGTTAAAAAGCTGTTAACTCAGTTTTCTAATGGTACACCAATCCATTCAACACCTGTACCTTCTACTTTAACTGAACTTACTCCTAGAGAAAAAGAGGTTTTGCGGTTAATTGCTACAGGTGCTAGTAACCGAGAAATTGCTCAAGAACTCTATATTTCTGAGGGGACGGTAAAAAATCATGTGACAAATATTTTAAACACGTTAAATCTGCGCGATCGCACTCAAGCGGCGATTTGGGCAAACACATATTTATCCTATTTGAATTAG
- the murG gene encoding undecaprenyldiphospho-muramoylpentapeptide beta-N-acetylglucosaminyltransferase has product MANAPIRLLIAASGTGGHLFPAIALAEKLPDYQIEWLGVSNRLETQLVPKEYPLNTIAVEGFQQGFGLSSIRIFGKLALSIIEVRRILKQGNFQGVFTTGGYIAGPAVIAARSLGLPVVFHESNALPGKVTRFFGPWCSAVALGFEVAAKYLPRAKNVCVGTPVRSQFLDGEINSPLDLAIPDGVPLIVVFGGSQGAVAVNKLVRESAKAWFDAGAYVVHLTGDRDPEADSLKHPQYIALPFYNNMAALLQRATLAISRSGAGSLTELAVCGIPAILIPYPFAAEDHQSYNADVFTSSGAALTLKQSQLTAQVLQSNVLNLLQSPQELAKMGENAHAIAVPDSAEKLAQLVREVVET; this is encoded by the coding sequence ATGGCAAACGCACCGATACGATTATTAATAGCTGCCAGTGGTACTGGTGGACACTTGTTTCCAGCTATCGCACTGGCAGAAAAACTTCCAGATTATCAAATCGAATGGCTGGGAGTATCCAATCGGCTGGAAACTCAACTTGTCCCTAAAGAGTATCCCTTGAATACTATTGCAGTTGAAGGGTTTCAGCAAGGGTTTGGACTTTCTTCGATTCGGATCTTTGGTAAACTTGCCCTTTCGATTATAGAAGTCAGACGAATTCTCAAACAGGGAAATTTTCAAGGAGTATTTACCACTGGGGGTTACATAGCCGGGCCAGCCGTCATTGCGGCACGTTCCCTCGGTTTACCCGTGGTTTTCCACGAATCTAACGCCTTACCAGGTAAAGTAACTCGCTTTTTTGGCCCTTGGTGTAGTGCGGTAGCCTTGGGATTTGAAGTAGCTGCTAAGTATTTACCCCGTGCCAAAAATGTCTGTGTTGGTACTCCTGTAAGATCGCAATTTCTCGATGGGGAAATTAACTCACCCCTGGATTTAGCCATTCCTGATGGTGTTCCCTTAATTGTCGTCTTTGGTGGTAGCCAAGGTGCAGTTGCGGTTAATAAGTTAGTGCGCGAATCTGCAAAGGCTTGGTTTGATGCTGGCGCTTATGTAGTACATTTAACTGGCGATCGCGATCCCGAAGCAGATAGTCTCAAACATCCACAGTACATAGCCTTACCTTTTTACAACAACATGGCGGCATTGTTGCAACGAGCAACTCTTGCCATTAGTCGTTCTGGTGCCGGTAGCTTGACAGAATTAGCAGTGTGTGGAATACCAGCAATTTTGATCCCCTACCCCTTTGCCGCAGAAGACCATCAATCTTATAATGCAGACGTATTTACTTCATCTGGTGCAGCGTTAACACTGAAACAATCGCAGTTGACGGCGCAAGTATTGCAAAGTAATGTGTTGAATTTGTTGCAGTCACCGCAAGAGTTAGCAAAGATGGGTGAAAACGCTCATGCGATCGCAGTTCCCGATAGTGCCGAAAAATTGGCGCAATTAGTGCGTGAGGTGGTGGAAACATAA
- a CDS encoding nuclear transport factor 2 family protein: MTKIITAFAKRQLKFPASIWLVSFLLTLGLTSGWQRTQATTPQQLAQTGTVQNAPTDLKNLLTQVDAAASKGDVKGVLQFYSPSFTHGDGLNLQTLEKSLVLLWQRYPKLQYSTKLLSSKSEGNGIIAETETKITGLPSGSGNNLALDATIKSRQRIESGKIVRQDILAERTLLTSGSKPPKIDIKLPEQVQVGQKYNFDAIVQEPLGDDFLLGTALEETIQPEKFLNPTPVDLQLLTSGGLFKTGQAPSTPGSQWVSAVILRGNGMTMVTQRLQVVKK; this comes from the coding sequence ATGACTAAAATTATTACTGCTTTTGCAAAACGCCAACTCAAATTTCCAGCCAGTATTTGGCTGGTTTCGTTCCTGCTAACCCTTGGTTTAACAAGTGGTTGGCAACGCACTCAAGCGACGACACCACAGCAATTAGCCCAAACTGGTACAGTTCAAAATGCACCAACCGATTTAAAAAACCTGTTGACACAAGTTGATGCAGCTGCCAGTAAGGGTGATGTCAAAGGGGTGTTGCAATTCTACAGCCCCTCTTTCACTCATGGGGATGGATTAAACCTCCAAACCCTAGAAAAGTCTTTGGTTTTACTTTGGCAACGATATCCTAAATTACAATACAGTACCAAACTGCTATCTTCAAAATCGGAAGGCAATGGGATTATTGCCGAAACAGAGACGAAAATAACTGGCTTACCCTCCGGTAGCGGGAATAATTTGGCTCTCGATGCCACGATTAAATCGCGTCAGCGGATTGAAAGCGGTAAAATCGTCCGCCAAGACATTTTGGCAGAACGCACCCTACTTACCTCTGGCAGCAAGCCACCCAAAATTGATATTAAATTACCAGAACAGGTACAAGTTGGTCAGAAGTATAATTTTGATGCGATCGTCCAAGAGCCACTTGGTGATGATTTTCTCCTCGGAACGGCGCTAGAGGAAACCATCCAACCAGAGAAGTTTCTCAACCCCACACCCGTAGATTTGCAATTATTGACATCCGGTGGACTGTTTAAAACGGGACAAGCACCATCCACCCCTGGTAGCCAATGGGTTTCTGCTGTCATCCTACGAGGTAATGGGATGACGATGGTAACTCAGCGTCTACAAGTGGTGAAGAAATAG
- a CDS encoding SDR family oxidoreductase, which yields MTSLQNQIILITGASSGIGTACARIFAGAGAKLILAARRLERLQQLADALIKGFGTEIHLLQLDVRDRNAVESAISTLPPAWSDIDILINNAGLSRGLDKLHEGSFQDWEDMIDTNVKGLLYVSRYVVPGMVSRDRGHVVNLGSIAGHQTYPGGNVYCATKAAVRAISEGLKQDLLGTRVRVTSVDPGMVETEFSEVRFHGNTERAKTVYQGVTPLTADDVADVIFFCVTRSPHVNINEVVLMPVDQASATLVNRRTEK from the coding sequence ATGACTTCCCTACAAAATCAAATCATTTTGATTACTGGCGCAAGTAGTGGTATTGGTACTGCTTGTGCGAGAATCTTCGCTGGTGCGGGTGCAAAACTAATCTTAGCGGCACGACGGTTAGAACGTTTGCAGCAGCTAGCAGATGCTCTTATTAAAGGATTTGGTACTGAAATTCATTTATTACAGCTAGATGTGCGCGATCGCAACGCTGTCGAATCTGCCATTTCTACTCTACCGCCTGCCTGGTCTGACATCGACATTCTGATTAACAATGCTGGTCTAAGTCGTGGTTTAGACAAGTTGCACGAAGGCAGCTTTCAAGACTGGGAAGACATGATTGATACTAACGTTAAGGGTTTACTTTATGTTTCCCGTTATGTTGTTCCGGGAATGGTGAGTCGCGATCGCGGCCATGTGGTAAATTTAGGTTCCATTGCCGGACATCAAACCTATCCCGGTGGCAATGTCTACTGTGCTACCAAAGCTGCTGTGAGAGCTATTTCTGAAGGTTTAAAACAAGACTTGTTGGGAACACGGGTACGTGTAACTTCCGTTGACCCTGGTATGGTGGAAACGGAATTTAGCGAGGTGCGGTTTCACGGAAATACTGAACGCGCTAAAACAGTCTACCAGGGAGTTACGCCACTGACAGCAGATGATGTGGCTGATGTGATATTTTTCTGTGTGACGCGATCACCCCATGTCAATATTAACGAAGTTGTGCTGATGCCTGTTGACCAAGCTAGCGCTACGTTAGTTAATCGGCGAACAGAAAAGTAA